One segment of Allorhodopirellula heiligendammensis DNA contains the following:
- a CDS encoding amino acid kinase family protein produces the protein MSPNRAKMVSNLRVIKLGGSLLTLPTLSSQFQQWCRANPHPRSLIIVGGGGLVDAVRMIDRANPLREDFAHWVCIDLMQHSARLAHEILAGVGLIETANELQRFLAERHSPTALPNVSIVQIGLCFERCHPNMGLPESWDVTSDALAAAFAIMHGAQELVMMKSCDASGEGGQLESLVRAGVVDPHFAELAKSINHTHFVNLRALGSVQTPRKNLA, from the coding sequence ATGTCACCCAATCGAGCCAAAATGGTCAGCAACCTGCGCGTCATCAAACTCGGCGGCAGTTTGCTAACCCTGCCTACCCTCAGCTCTCAATTTCAGCAGTGGTGCCGGGCGAATCCGCACCCCCGAAGCCTGATCATCGTGGGCGGCGGAGGTCTCGTCGATGCCGTCCGCATGATCGACCGCGCAAACCCGCTTAGAGAGGATTTTGCTCACTGGGTATGCATCGATCTGATGCAGCATTCGGCTCGTCTGGCGCACGAAATACTAGCAGGCGTTGGGTTGATTGAAACGGCCAACGAGTTACAGCGGTTCCTAGCGGAGCGTCACTCGCCGACGGCACTGCCGAACGTTTCGATTGTCCAGATCGGCCTGTGTTTCGAAAGATGTCATCCGAACATGGGCCTGCCCGAGAGTTGGGATGTGACCTCGGACGCATTAGCCGCCGCATTCGCAATAATGCATGGTGCTCAAGAATTGGTCATGATGAAATCTTGCGACGCATCAGGGGAGGGAGGGCAGTTGGAGTCACTCGTTAGGGCCGGAGTCGTCGATCCCCATTTTGCGGAACTTGCAAAATCCATCAATCACACCCACTTCGTCAATTTGAGAGCTTTGGGAAGTGTCCAAACTCCACGAAAAAACCTCGCATAA
- a CDS encoding class I SAM-dependent methyltransferase — translation MMLSKRPAALGQRVACLFIVCGTCLYSTLILHGDEPKLSGESSTMIQVESGRPDEQARRTYMGRIVAQPMSHLGASWLVRPERNDEENALEALNELNLEPGMTVVDLGCGNGYWTLPMARKCAAPAEADANGTEPGRGAVGQDALAGQVLAVDIQAEMLQKLRQNMLRAGVANIQPVRGKVDDPQLPVGKVDLVLLVDVYHEFSHPQSMLWAIRRSLKPNGVIALLEYRAEDPAVPIKPLHKMSKQQIMKEYAASNLKLVREYNDLPWQHLMFFARDDSPLPEIAPE, via the coding sequence GTCGCCTGCCTGTTCATTGTCTGCGGCACTTGCCTGTACAGCACGCTGATACTGCATGGCGATGAGCCGAAATTGTCGGGCGAAAGCTCAACAATGATTCAGGTCGAATCCGGGCGCCCCGATGAGCAGGCACGCCGGACGTACATGGGACGCATCGTCGCTCAGCCGATGTCGCATCTCGGTGCGAGTTGGTTGGTTCGCCCTGAGCGAAACGACGAGGAGAACGCACTGGAGGCGTTGAATGAACTCAACCTCGAACCCGGCATGACTGTCGTGGACCTTGGTTGCGGCAATGGGTATTGGACCCTTCCGATGGCGCGGAAGTGCGCCGCCCCTGCCGAGGCGGATGCGAACGGTACTGAGCCTGGACGTGGTGCGGTCGGTCAGGACGCACTGGCAGGTCAAGTGTTGGCGGTGGACATCCAAGCTGAGATGCTGCAAAAGCTCCGGCAGAACATGCTACGGGCCGGAGTTGCCAATATTCAACCTGTGCGCGGCAAGGTAGACGATCCCCAATTGCCCGTTGGCAAAGTTGACTTGGTGCTGTTGGTGGATGTGTACCATGAGTTCTCCCACCCCCAGTCGATGTTGTGGGCGATCCGGCGTAGTTTGAAACCGAACGGGGTGATCGCATTATTAGAATACCGAGCAGAAGATCCGGCGGTACCGATCAAACCGCTGCATAAAATGTCGAAGCAACAGATCATGAAGGAATATGCCGCGTCCAACTTAAAGCTCGTGCGGGAGTACAACGATCTCCCATGGCAGCACTTGATGTTTTTTGCCCGCGATGACAGCCCATTGCCTGAGATCGCGCCTGAGTAG